TATAAATGCTTTGTTTCGGAAGCCCAGTAAACATTGAAGGGTTAAAAGTTGTTTTGCTTTTCGAGGGAATAACAAACAAAACAGCACCATTCCATTTTTCAAATGTTCCCTTTACCTCAGCAATATCAACCATTACATGCGTTGAAGGTTCTTTATCAGGATCGATAAAAACAATTACAGCTCCTTTATTTTTTGCAAGGTCTGATAATTTATATTTCTTATCCGTTGAAAAATCGTTCAGCATAATATTGACTGTATCAATTGTTCCATGCGGCGGACACAATGATTCACAAAATAAATTACTTTCGCTTAAGTAAAGGCAGTGAAGTCAATTTGGAAATAGTTTCTGCAGTTGCATCACCTTCTTTGCTGAATGCCCAAACAAATAAATATTTTAAAGTATGCTTCTTTTGAATTTTATTTATGGCATCTATTAAAAGTTTTTTTGTTATTCCTTTTCTACGGTATTCTTCGAGCACCAATGCAGAACAAAGATACAACGCTTCATATACTGTATTCATAGGTGTTTGATTGAACAATTCTTTTTCCGAAATTTTATGTTCAAGAAATTTATTCATCAGTTCAATTGTAGTGGGTATAAGCAAAACCCATGCTACCGGGCCATTACCATCATCAAATTCAGAAATAGTTGCAGGATGTATTTTCTTTAAACGCTTAATAACATTTTCATCAACATCAAGCTGCTCGGGGTCGTTCTTAACATGAAAAACTTCCTCTGCAAGTTTTATCATTCGCTCGAGATTAGTTAAAGACATAATATTTTTTTTCTTTTCTCGCAGATTTCGCAGATAATTCTCAACGTTAATCTGGGTTTCCTTCTTCGTCCATTAACGAGAAATTTTACTCAATAATCTTATACTTACTCTTCGCAACCTGTATCGAACAAAAATTAAAATGCCACCACTCGCTTTCCACATTAAAAAAGCCTGCATGGCACATTACCTTGCGCAATAATTTTCTGTTTTCAATTTGTTGCTGAGTAAGTTTTCCTTGTTTTAATAACGCTGCTTCATCAGCAGTACCGGATGTAATATCCATACAATCAAACGGGGTTCCCATATCAAGTACTTTGCCATTATCATCAAGAATACCAATATCAACAGCACAACCATAATTATGTATAGAGCCCATTGCAGGATTCGACAAATAATTTATTTTTTGCGAATTAGAAACACCGGAAGAATCCCACATGAATTGCTGCACATTAAGCGGACGGGCAGCATCATAAATAATTAACCGATAATCTTTTTTTAAATCATTTAAATATTTCTGTGCTTTTACCAAACTTTCGGCAACTTCTTTTTGCAAATAGGCTTTATCAAAATCGCCGTAAACATCGCGTTTCATAAAGTTGTCAAGTGTTGAGTATTTTATTTCAACAACAATACTTGTATCTATGCTGTGAATATCAACCAAACCCATACTGCGCATTTTTTCTTCAATCTTACTTATTGGTTTTTCTTTAACTACAACTTTTTTCAGCGAATCATTATCATTAATTTTATTCGAAGTATCCTGATTATTGCAAGAAAAAAATATTAAGAAAAAAATATATGTGAGGTATTTTAAATGGTTGAGCATTGTTGGATGTTTGACTTTAGACGTTAGATGTTGGGCGTTTGGCGTTTGATGTTTATTAATTTTATTTAGCGTTACATTTACTTTATCATAGAACACGAATGGCACTAATTATACGGATTTTCACAGATAATAAATTTGTTATTCTCCGCCGTGGCGGAGTCATTGATTGTCATTCATAGTCATCAATTGTCATTTATGGTTATTGATTGTAGTTTAAAATTGCGAATTGAACAGATTTCATTTTCCTAAAACAAACTTATTT
The Bacteroidales bacterium genome window above contains:
- a CDS encoding M15 family metallopeptidase: MLNHLKYLTYIFFLIFFSCNNQDTSNKINDNDSLKKVVVKEKPISKIEEKMRSMGLVDIHSIDTSIVVEIKYSTLDNFMKRDVYGDFDKAYLQKEVAESLVKAQKYLNDLKKDYRLIIYDAARPLNVQQFMWDSSGVSNSQKINYLSNPAMGSIHNYGCAVDIGILDDNGKVLDMGTPFDCMDITSGTADEAALLKQGKLTQQQIENRKLLRKVMCHAGFFNVESEWWHFNFCSIQVAKSKYKIIE